A single genomic interval of Pseudomonas sp. FeN3W harbors:
- a CDS encoding DUF485 domain-containing protein has translation MHNENVYRQIYANPRFQELVAKRGRFAWLLSAVMLSAYLAFILLIAFEPKILGIPLSANTVTTWGIPVGVGVIFMAFILTGVYVQRANGEFDRINQEILNEAQK, from the coding sequence ATGCACAATGAAAATGTTTACCGGCAGATCTATGCCAATCCGCGTTTCCAGGAGCTGGTTGCCAAGCGCGGCCGTTTCGCCTGGCTGCTGTCGGCCGTCATGCTCAGCGCCTACCTGGCGTTCATCCTGCTGATCGCCTTCGAGCCGAAGATCCTCGGCATTCCGCTGTCCGCCAATACCGTGACCACCTGGGGCATCCCGGTTGGCGTCGGGGTGATCTTCATGGCGTTCATCCTGACCGGCGTCTATGTACAGCGTGCCAACGGCGAGTTCGATCGCATCAACCAGGAAATCCTCAACGAGGCACAGAAATAA
- a CDS encoding cation acetate symporter, giving the protein MILRVLMAALLLAVSPVLLADAITGEVQKQATNYTAIIMFVVFIVFTMGITKWAAKRNTSTADYYTAGGSITGFQNGLAIAGDFMSAASFLGISALVYTSGYDGLIYSIGFLVGWPIILFLMAERLRNLGKFTFSDVASYRLGQTQIRLLSAFGSLIVVAFYLIAQMVGAGKLIQLLFGLDYYVAVVLVGVLMVMYVLFGGMLATTWVQIIKAVLLLSGASFMAIMVMKTVGFDFGSLFAEAVSIHEKGAQIMSPGGLVSDPISAISLGLALMFGTAGLPHILMRFFTVSDAKEARKSVFYATGFIGYFYILTFIIGFGAILLVSTNPDFKDVSGAIVGGTNMVAIHLASAVGGNLFLGFISAVAFATILAVVAGLTLAGASAVSHDLYACVIKQGKAREEDEMRVTKLTTLTLGVVAILLGIIFEKQNIAFMVGLAFSIAASCNFPVLFLSMYWKGLSTRGALFGGALGLFTALLLTIISPTVWVDVFGYAEAIFPYKYPALFSMVAAFAGIWFFSVTDKSKRAGEERERFFAQFVRSQTGLGATGAVAH; this is encoded by the coding sequence ATGATCCTGCGTGTCCTGATGGCTGCCCTGCTGTTGGCAGTCTCGCCTGTGCTGCTCGCCGACGCCATTACCGGCGAGGTCCAGAAGCAGGCCACCAACTACACCGCCATCATCATGTTCGTGGTGTTCATCGTCTTCACCATGGGCATCACCAAGTGGGCGGCCAAGCGCAACACCTCCACGGCTGATTACTACACCGCCGGCGGCAGCATCACCGGCTTCCAGAACGGCCTGGCGATCGCCGGCGACTTCATGTCCGCGGCGTCCTTCCTGGGCATTTCCGCGCTGGTCTATACCAGCGGCTATGACGGCCTGATCTATTCCATCGGCTTCCTGGTCGGCTGGCCGATCATCCTGTTCCTGATGGCCGAACGCCTGCGCAACCTGGGCAAGTTCACCTTCTCCGACGTGGCCTCCTATCGCCTCGGCCAGACGCAGATCCGTCTGCTCTCGGCCTTCGGTTCGCTGATCGTGGTGGCCTTCTACCTGATCGCGCAGATGGTCGGCGCTGGCAAGCTGATCCAGCTGCTGTTCGGCCTCGACTACTACGTCGCCGTGGTGCTGGTCGGCGTGCTGATGGTCATGTACGTGCTGTTCGGCGGCATGCTGGCCACCACTTGGGTGCAGATCATCAAGGCGGTGCTGCTGCTGTCCGGTGCCAGCTTCATGGCCATCATGGTGATGAAGACCGTCGGCTTCGACTTCGGCAGCCTGTTCGCCGAAGCGGTGAGCATCCACGAGAAAGGCGCTCAGATCATGAGCCCCGGCGGTCTGGTTTCCGACCCGATCTCGGCGATCTCGCTGGGCCTGGCGCTGATGTTCGGTACCGCTGGCCTGCCGCACATCCTGATGCGCTTCTTCACCGTTTCCGATGCCAAGGAAGCGCGCAAGAGCGTGTTCTACGCCACCGGCTTCATCGGCTACTTCTACATCCTGACCTTCATCATCGGCTTCGGCGCGATCCTGCTGGTCAGCACCAACCCGGACTTCAAGGACGTGAGCGGCGCCATCGTCGGCGGCACCAACATGGTCGCCATCCACCTGGCCAGCGCGGTGGGCGGCAACCTGTTCCTCGGCTTCATCTCCGCCGTGGCCTTCGCCACCATTCTCGCCGTTGTAGCGGGTTTGACCCTGGCCGGCGCCTCCGCGGTCTCCCATGACCTGTACGCCTGCGTGATCAAGCAGGGCAAGGCGCGGGAAGAGGACGAGATGCGCGTGACCAAGCTGACCACCCTGACTCTGGGTGTGGTGGCGATTCTGCTCGGCATCATCTTCGAGAAGCAGAACATCGCCTTCATGGTCGGCCTGGCATTCTCCATCGCCGCCAGCTGCAACTTCCCGGTGCTGTTCCTTTCCATGTACTGGAAGGGGCTGAGCACCCGCGGCGCACTGTTCGGTGGTGCGCTGGGGCTGTTCACCGCGCTGCTGCTGACCATCATCAGCCCGACCGTATGGGTCGACGTGTTCGGCTACGCCGAGGCGATCTTCCCCTACAAGTATCCGGCGCTGTTCTCGATGGTCGCCGCCTTCGCCGGTATCTGGTTCTTCTCGGTCACCGACAAGTCCAAGCGTGCTGGCGAGGAGCGCGAGCGCTTCTTCGCCCAGTTCGTCCGTTCGCAGACCGGTCTGGGTGCTACCGGCGCCGTCGCGCACTGA